TATTTTTGAAAATAGATAGGTTGCTTGGAATCTTGATCTACCTTTTAAATCGTGAAACGGTTAGTGGACGGTCACTGGCGGAAAAATTTGAGGTATCCTCTCGTACAATTCAACGGGATATCGAAACACTGAGCATGGCTGGTATTCCAGTGACTTCAACACAGGGTACACATGGCGGGTATAGCATTATTAACAGCTTTAAAATGAACAGGCAGGTCTTTAGTACAGATGATTATGTTCTCATCATAACAGCCTTAAAAGGATTATGTTCAGCATATGAAAGTAGACAGATCGAAGCTACATTTGAAAAGCTGCTGTCACTTTCACCGAAGGATGAGCTTGTTCAACAAAGTATTCATCTTGATTTTAGTGTGCTGCGTGAGGGGTTTGATGTTAGAGATTATTTGACCAGTATAGAAACAGCAATTCGTAAAAGAGTTGTAATTGAATTTCAATACACAAACGCTGAACATTTTAAATCACGAAGATTTGTTGAACCCGTAGCGGTCACGTATAAGTGGTATTCATGGTACTTGTTCGGGTTTTGCTGTGAGAAGCAGGAATACCGTATGTTTCGTCTTTCAAGAATTCGAGATTTGAAATTAACATGTCAGGGCTTTTCCAATGTACATGATAATGCAGAAGAGCTTTTAGCCGAAAAGCAGGATACCCGGCCGTATATGAATATTAAACTGGCATGTCAGTCTGACATCAGGATTTCGATCGAAGAAAGCTTTCCTAATTCACGTATAACAGAAACCAGTAATAACGAGTTAATGGTTGAATTCAGTGTTCCGGAAAATGAGAGAGGATGGTTTGGAACCTTGCTCGGGTATGGCAATAAGGTAACCGTTTTGGAACCTGAGAAATTAAAACACACATTGATTACATATGCTAAGGACATTTTACAAAAATATTGTTGAATGACGACATAATGTTGTCTGATATCCTCCTTTATACTGAGCTTAATCTATGAAAATGGAATATGAAGGAGATGACGTAATTGGGTGAAATTATAAGATATGATGTAAATGAAGAAAATGCATACTCTGGTTATGTTGAAGCGGGTGATTTCATTTTTCTCAGCTTTTGCGTTGGTAATGTTGGTCAATCGATTGAGCAGCAGGTTGAAGGAGCCCTTGATCATATGAGTGACAGACTACAGAGGGCGAACCTGACATTGGACTCTATAGTTAAGGTGGATATTTTGCTTCGGGATGTCTGGGATATACCTGTAATGGAAGAGGTTTTTAAACGTAGATTTAAAGGTAACTTTCCGGCTAGAAAAACCATTTCTACCGAGTTTGCACATTGTGGCGGCCCAAATGGACTTAAGGTTCAAATTGATGGCGTGGCATACAACCCCAAGCCAAACTGATAATGGTGATACACCGTAAAGGAACCCCTCCTTTAAAAGGCGATCAGGCATGTACTACTAATGAAACGTAGAAAAGGTAGAAACATCTAAAAAGGCCCGTATTAGCTCTGTAACGAGCTAATACGGGCCTTCACTAATCAATATCGCTCTCTACGAATTCTTTAAGAGCAGCAAGCCTATCATCCCAATACTCATCAAAAAAGGCGAGCCATTGCTTTATTTCGGCCAGGGGTTCTGGCTGAAGCATATACCGTGTTTCCCGTCCTACCCTCTGACTACTGACAAGGCCTGCTTCATTCAGCACTTTCAGATGTTTATTGATAGCGGTACGGGTGATCGGAAAACATGCAGTCAATGCGGCAATCGGCATTTCTTCATCAGCAAGCAATTTCAACAACCTGCGGCGGGTCGGGTCTGCTATTGCTTGAAATACATCATGTTTTGACGCGGATGCTTCCAATAATCTTAAGCCTCTACGTATTTAACAAGGCTTTCGTTGACAATGCTTTCCCATCCGCCGTTCATAACTTCACGAATGACGGAGTGTGGTTGTCCAAACGCTGTGACTTTTTCAGCATCCCAACCTGAATGAATCAGAGTGAACTCTGTCTTTTCGTCTTCTAACGCCTTTAGTTCAAAGGTAAGGTGCCAATCTTTATCCCAGTCAAACCCGACGCGATTCGGAGGGTCAATTTCAGTCACTTTACAAGGTGAATCTCCGAATTGGCCCGCATGAAGTATGAATTCATATCCTATAATAGGTTCAAACGTATTTCCCATCCACCATGAGGCAATACCTTCTGACGTTGCAATAGCCTTCCATACTTTTTCAATGGGTGCGTTAAGTGTAATGGTTTTTCGTATTTCTGGTATTTCTCGATTGTCCATAGTTATGCCTCCTTGGTTTATGTGACACCAAAAGGTGTCATTATTAATTATAACACCTTTTGGTTCATGTAGGAACCCTTAATACGACGTGTGAATCACAAGCTGAATATTCGTAGTGTATCCCTCGTGATCAAGCTTATCCATTAACAAATTATGATGTGCGGCTCATATGCGGGGATATATTTAATTGTAAATGTAGGCAGGTCTATGGCAGAATAGTATGAAATACGAACAACAAAGAAATGGAGAACCTAAAACAATGTCTAATTTGCCAAATTGTCCAAAATGTAATTCAGAATACACTTATGAAGATGGAAATCTTTTTGTTTGCCCGGAATGTGCTCATGAATGGGGCCTGGAAGCCGAAAACAGTGAAGATACCAAAGTCGTCAAAGATGCTAATGGAAACGTCTTGAACGATGGTGATTCTGTAACAGTCATCAAAGACCTTAAAGTAAAAGGAAGTTCATCTGTCTTGAAGATCGGTACGAAGGTTAAAAATATACGTCTGGTTGATGGGGATCATGATATTGATTGTAAAATCGACGGGTTTGGGGCTATGAAACTAAAATCAGAGTTCGTAAAAAAGATATAAAGTCCTATTAACTCAAACATAGTACAGAGTGTTATATATATATGAAAATATCGGTCTGATGACCGATATTTTTTTATTTCCAGAATGTTATCTCCTTAGTAATAAAACGGTCCAACGTGGTATAAAAGCTACTCTGCCGCCATAATCTAACGACATAAGATTACAGAAGAATTCTGCTCATATCATGTTGTCATATGACAACACTAATGACAACACTCACTATATCGATTTTGAGCATTGAACTATATTAATAGCAACAATTTAATTTAAAAGGAGTGATGTGGAAAATGCACCCAATCCAGAATAGATGGAAAATGGTTCTTAACAAGACATCTGTGATCGGTTTGTTTCCGGTAATGGCTACCTCTAAAGCAGGTTCAGCTAAAGAGCTGAATATGATAGAAGTCAGTTCTTCAGATGACCACTTCCTTGCTCTTATGAGTGATGGAACGGTAATGGCTATGGGCTGCAACCAAGATAATCAACTAGGGAATACAACGATGGTTACAGAGCAGGCTGCCCACCTTGTGGTAACAAGTGAAGAGGGAAGATTCTTATCCAACATTAAGGCCATTGCCGCAGGGGGCTTTCATAATCTTGCTTTGGATGATCGAGGTCAGGTTTGGGCTTGGGGAGATCACAGATCAGGTCAGTTAGGCATTGGATGTATGAATGATACAGATCATATGAAGACAGCAACACGTGTTGCATTTCCTCAGGGTGTAAATATTGTAGGCATCTCGGCAGGAGCTGCTTTTAGCCTGGCATTAGATGATCAGGGTCATGTCTGGGCTTGGGGAGATAATGAAGAAGGGCAACTGGGCATCGGATACCACAACAATGGGGGATCACAGCATAATCCGATACAAGTAACGACAGCAGATGGAGTGTTAAACGATATCCAATCGATATCAGCTGGTCAGTATCACAGCCTTGCTCTGGATAAAGAAGGTCGGATCTGGGGCTGGGGAGCGAATTGGAATGGCGCTCTGGGATTTGATGAAACGATTCATTTGGAGAGCGTAGTAGAGGAGATTCTGTTGTCGTGGGGGAATGAAGTAAGCTTCAACTTGGGTGAAGTGGTACGCACGGATCATTTTTACACGTTGATGGATTATATGACTGAATACTATAAGGATGAAATGATCTGGAACTTTGCCAAGCCGATGACGAATGCGGGTGATGTATTCTCCGAAGTGTTTACAGGGAATATGCAGAGCCAAGTGGTAAAAGCGGACGGTTCTGTATGGGCTTGGGGTTACGTGGAAGATCAAATGAATGATGTGGGAAAATATTTAAATTATGAAATAATCGAGTTCAGAGCGGATATATCAACAGGTGTGGAAGCCTTCGATCAATCTTTGTTAGGGCATACTTTGATTAGCAATGGATCAAAATGGAGCTTAGCCCTATGTGAGAACAGCACCCCGTACTTACCCATCAAATTAAATGAAATTATCAAGTTCCACATGATTACAGGTGAAGGGTTTTTCATGATTTGCCGTGGCAGCTACGATTCAGAATGGTCACTCCAAAATAATTACATAAATTATGAAGCGATTTCGATATAACGGGCAGGAAACGCCCATCATGGATTTGAATGAACGGTTGGGCGCTCCACATAAATCTTAAATAACTGAATGTATAGAACAACACTAATTAATGCAAAAACGAGTATGATGCTAAAAATTCCCATAGGTGGAACCCAAGTAGACAGAAAAACGGTCATAGGCGCTAAAAATCTTCCGATCGTAAACTGTGAACTGTTTGCTCCCATGTACTGCCCTCTAGCATGCTCTGGGGCATAACGACTAATAAAGCTCTCTGTCACCGGGGAACGTACAATTTCGCCAAATGTAAAAATAATCGTAACGAAAAATAAGAACCAAATATTCGTGTTTAGTCCTAGTGCGAATGTGCCTACCCCGGACAACAGCGACGAAAGGATGAATACGTTACGCTCCCTCCAATTTCGAAACCATTTCGTAACAGGAAGGATAAATAGAACAAATAAGAGCCCATTTAACCCCAGCAACCACCCAAATATTTCTTTGCTTGTAAGCATAAATGAATCACCATTCCAAGTGAATAGGGCCTGAGACGGGACATAATTGATCACGTACACCGCCAAATAGAGATCCAATTGCATAATGGTCACGAGCGAAAAAATACCTGCCAAAATATACACTAAAAATACTTTATCGCGAAAAATGATGCCATATCCTTTCCATTGTTCCTTGAATACATGGGACATTGATTTCGAATGTTCCATTCTTTTGGCTGACTGTGGTAATGTTTCATGAACCATGAAATAAATGGCGATGAAATACAACAACAAGACGAAAGCACAGGTCCATAACAGTTCATGCCGGTACTGGAAGAAGAAAATGGCCCCCAGCGCAGGCCCGAGAACAGCACCGATGTTATTGGCAGTTGTAAACGTTGCGAAGACCTGCCTGCGATCTTGTGCAGGAACCAGGTCAGCGACCATAGCCGAGCTAGCGGGTTTATAGATTGTCCCTCCTAGTCCAAT
Above is a window of Paenibacillus uliginis N3/975 DNA encoding:
- a CDS encoding zinc ribbon domain-containing protein YjdM, translated to MSNLPNCPKCNSEYTYEDGNLFVCPECAHEWGLEAENSEDTKVVKDANGNVLNDGDSVTVIKDLKVKGSSSVLKIGTKVKNIRLVDGDHDIDCKIDGFGAMKLKSEFVKKI
- a CDS encoding helix-turn-helix transcriptional regulator encodes the protein MKIDRLLGILIYLLNRETVSGRSLAEKFEVSSRTIQRDIETLSMAGIPVTSTQGTHGGYSIINSFKMNRQVFSTDDYVLIITALKGLCSAYESRQIEATFEKLLSLSPKDELVQQSIHLDFSVLREGFDVRDYLTSIETAIRKRVVIEFQYTNAEHFKSRRFVEPVAVTYKWYSWYLFGFCCEKQEYRMFRLSRIRDLKLTCQGFSNVHDNAEELLAEKQDTRPYMNIKLACQSDIRISIEESFPNSRITETSNNELMVEFSVPENERGWFGTLLGYGNKVTVLEPEKLKHTLITYAKDILQKYC
- a CDS encoding MFS transporter, which encodes MQIRLWDNNLKVRLIGEALFNMLFWMYFPFIAVYFGAALGNHIAGILMMVPPIFSIIGNLLGGALADRLGRRPVMLLGASLQTVMFVLFAMSPSHWIDYAAFIGIGLGGTIYKPASSAMVADLVPAQDRRQVFATFTTANNIGAVLGPALGAIFFFQYRHELLWTCAFVLLLYFIAIYFMVHETLPQSAKRMEHSKSMSHVFKEQWKGYGIIFRDKVFLVYILAGIFSLVTIMQLDLYLAVYVINYVPSQALFTWNGDSFMLTSKEIFGWLLGLNGLLFVLFILPVTKWFRNWRERNVFILSSLLSGVGTFALGLNTNIWFLFFVTIIFTFGEIVRSPVTESFISRYAPEHARGQYMGANSSQFTIGRFLAPMTVFLSTWVPPMGIFSIILVFALISVVLYIQLFKIYVERPTVHSNP
- a CDS encoding RCC1 domain-containing protein, which produces MHPIQNRWKMVLNKTSVIGLFPVMATSKAGSAKELNMIEVSSSDDHFLALMSDGTVMAMGCNQDNQLGNTTMVTEQAAHLVVTSEEGRFLSNIKAIAAGGFHNLALDDRGQVWAWGDHRSGQLGIGCMNDTDHMKTATRVAFPQGVNIVGISAGAAFSLALDDQGHVWAWGDNEEGQLGIGYHNNGGSQHNPIQVTTADGVLNDIQSISAGQYHSLALDKEGRIWGWGANWNGALGFDETIHLESVVEEILLSWGNEVSFNLGEVVRTDHFYTLMDYMTEYYKDEMIWNFAKPMTNAGDVFSEVFTGNMQSQVVKADGSVWAWGYVEDQMNDVGKYLNYEIIEFRADISTGVEAFDQSLLGHTLISNGSKWSLALCENSTPYLPIKLNEIIKFHMITGEGFFMICRGSYDSEWSLQNNYINYEAISI
- a CDS encoding ArsR/SmtB family transcription factor; amino-acid sequence: MEASASKHDVFQAIADPTRRRLLKLLADEEMPIAALTACFPITRTAINKHLKVLNEAGLVSSQRVGRETRYMLQPEPLAEIKQWLAFFDEYWDDRLAALKEFVESDID
- a CDS encoding SRPBCC family protein, whose product is MDNREIPEIRKTITLNAPIEKVWKAIATSEGIASWWMGNTFEPIIGYEFILHAGQFGDSPCKVTEIDPPNRVGFDWDKDWHLTFELKALEDEKTEFTLIHSGWDAEKVTAFGQPHSVIREVMNGGWESIVNESLVKYVEA
- a CDS encoding RidA family protein, which translates into the protein MGEIIRYDVNEENAYSGYVEAGDFIFLSFCVGNVGQSIEQQVEGALDHMSDRLQRANLTLDSIVKVDILLRDVWDIPVMEEVFKRRFKGNFPARKTISTEFAHCGGPNGLKVQIDGVAYNPKPN